From the Spiroplasma chrysopicola DF-1 genome, one window contains:
- a CDS encoding MG406 family protein, giving the protein MLFGALIVLTILYFSVDISWNIYTGLGLGYLFSLIGFLIILWSWWLLSISLNKFLFVLLYFFRIFIYLIPIVIFVKAPNSFSIITLAIGLVIYPLSALLVNIKLPLKRRKVRKEVANCE; this is encoded by the coding sequence ATGCTCTTCGGGGCATTAATTGTTTTGACAATTTTATATTTTAGCGTTGATATCAGTTGAAATATTTATACTGGCTTAGGGTTAGGATATTTGTTTTCTCTTATAGGTTTCTTAATCATTTTATGATCATGATGATTGTTAAGTATAAGTTTAAATAAGTTCCTCTTTGTCTTGCTATATTTTTTTCGAATCTTTATCTATTTAATTCCAATTGTTATTTTTGTAAAAGCGCCAAATTCTTTTAGCATTATTACCTTAGCAATTGGTTTAGTAATTTATCCACTATCAGCGTTATTGGTAAATATTAAATTGCCTCTAAAACGTCGTAAAGTAAGAAAGGAAGTGGCAAATTGTGAATAA
- a CDS encoding Gfo/Idh/MocA family protein — protein sequence MRIVCIGAGRIVKWFCEDLAFSKYRDKIKLYGIYNRTKQKAEIYQENYQFEIVYEDLTAVIADKNNYDLVYVGTSDETHYQIAKLLLSAQIPVFCEKPLALSYHEAQELYQIAQDQQVLLFDGIKTGFSPAYQAMKADIQAGLIGKVQYLRASHAKISTSGQIPNPQSNDQNFAGLHLAGGVYALFIGLDILGPIKTTMHLNNSYPNHPAISTSVLTNRHQNNGISTIIASDSLTSDLSAEILGTKGYIKLGGNLAKYNQDYRKDSCHMAYTYQVYDTNGNILKNVDLPLTTKGEGLFLEIDHLYELWINKQLASPIVPPTISLAIIEILAKTNNTNDYEVVAIKGGKSE from the coding sequence ATGCGAATAGTATGTATTGGCGCTGGGCGAATTGTCAAATGATTTTGTGAAGATTTAGCCTTTAGTAAATATCGTGATAAAATTAAATTGTATGGAATTTACAATCGAACGAAGCAGAAAGCAGAAATTTATCAAGAAAATTATCAGTTTGAAATTGTTTATGAAGATTTAACAGCAGTAATTGCTGATAAAAATAATTATGATTTAGTATATGTTGGAACTAGTGATGAGACGCATTATCAAATCGCGAAATTATTACTGTCCGCTCAAATTCCAGTTTTTTGTGAAAAACCCTTAGCCTTAAGTTATCATGAAGCCCAAGAGTTATATCAAATTGCCCAAGACCAGCAAGTACTGTTATTTGATGGAATAAAAACTGGGTTTTCCCCAGCTTATCAAGCAATGAAAGCTGATATTCAGGCGGGGTTAATTGGCAAAGTACAATATTTGCGGGCTAGTCATGCCAAAATTTCAACAAGTGGACAGATCCCTAATCCTCAAAGCAATGATCAAAACTTTGCTGGCTTACATCTTGCTGGGGGAGTTTATGCTTTATTTATTGGCCTTGATATTTTAGGCCCAATTAAAACAACGATGCACCTAAATAATTCTTATCCAAATCACCCAGCAATTTCAACTTCTGTTTTAACAAACCGACATCAAAATAATGGTATTTCAACAATTATTGCGAGTGATAGTTTAACAAGTGATTTATCAGCAGAAATTCTCGGAACAAAGGGTTACATTAAATTGGGTGGTAATTTAGCAAAATATAATCAAGATTATCGGAAAGATTCTTGCCATATGGCTTATACTTACCAAGTATATGATACTAATGGCAACATTCTAAAAAATGTAGATCTACCTTTAACAACAAAAGGGGAAGGGCTTTTTTTAGAAATTGATCATCTATATGAATTATGAATAAACAAGCAATTAGCATCCCCAATTGTACCCCCAACAATTTCGCTAGCGATAATAGAGATTTTAGCAAAAACAAATAATACAAATGATTATGAAGTAGTTGCTATTAAAGGAGGAAAAAGTGAATAA
- the atpG gene encoding ATP synthase F1 subunit gamma, producing the protein MAVGSSLKKEIVSIKQIAKITKAMKLVATAKLKKAGKRISTSKPYFAELYTIFHDIISQTDSSIYQEKSGELKGQRICWVIVNSNLGLCGGYNVNINKLVLKELKQGDYIIAIGTKAVSFYENHNFKVEKIYDDIDINFTYDEARNFAMEILSQFNQGTFNCIKIAYTKFINNVTFEPTILQLLPIVKKPLGENTKERVLTEFEPDPETILDNAVPMYLNAIFFSTIVESQVSEQASRRMAMENATNNAHDMLDNLSLEYNRKRQAAITQEISEIIAGANAQES; encoded by the coding sequence ATGGCTGTCGGAAGTAGTTTAAAAAAAGAAATTGTTTCAATTAAGCAAATTGCCAAGATTACTAAAGCAATGAAATTAGTGGCAACAGCAAAATTAAAAAAAGCCGGAAAAAGAATTTCGACATCAAAACCCTATTTTGCTGAATTGTATACAATTTTTCATGACATTATTAGTCAAACAGATAGTTCAATTTACCAAGAAAAGAGTGGGGAATTAAAAGGCCAACGAATTTGTTGAGTTATTGTTAATTCAAACTTAGGATTATGTGGGGGTTATAATGTTAATATTAATAAATTGGTGTTAAAGGAACTTAAGCAAGGAGATTATATTATTGCAATTGGAACGAAAGCGGTTTCGTTTTATGAGAATCATAATTTCAAAGTTGAAAAAATTTATGATGATATTGATATTAATTTCACCTATGATGAAGCGCGTAATTTTGCAATGGAAATCTTATCACAATTTAATCAAGGAACCTTTAATTGTATTAAAATAGCTTATACAAAATTTATTAATAATGTTACTTTTGAACCAACAATTCTGCAATTATTACCAATTGTCAAAAAACCGCTTGGGGAAAATACAAAAGAACGGGTATTAACCGAATTTGAACCAGATCCCGAAACAATTTTAGATAATGCTGTGCCGATGTATTTAAATGCAATCTTTTTTTCAACAATTGTTGAATCACAAGTTTCAGAACAAGCCTCACGGCGCATGGCAATGGAAAATGCAACCAATAATGCTCATGATATGTTAGATAATTTATCATTAGAATATAATCGAAAACGCCAAGCAGCAATTACTCAAGAAATTTCGGAAATTATTGCCGGAGCTAATGCACAAGAAAGTTAA
- a CDS encoding F0F1 ATP synthase subunit delta — MKISERFIYNYAAALMNIASEDDKVKHYLAVSNLIVEILKKYPIYIKIISNVDIPKQERKDVLKEAFGKVIDVKILHALYLLIDREAFSVVRPIFKQLRKLINLKNDVRYGKVFSALPLSDEQIEIIEAKISQKFGYHIELVNKIDKKIIAGIKIKVKDEIIDGSIAGQLEAMRAKTLNNK; from the coding sequence ATGAAAATTAGTGAACGATTTATTTATAATTATGCCGCCGCCTTGATGAATATTGCTAGTGAAGATGATAAAGTAAAACACTATTTAGCAGTATCAAATTTAATAGTTGAAATATTAAAAAAATATCCAATTTATATCAAAATTATCAGTAACGTTGATATTCCAAAGCAAGAACGCAAAGATGTTTTGAAAGAAGCATTTGGGAAAGTAATTGACGTTAAGATTTTGCATGCCCTTTATTTACTAATTGATCGCGAAGCTTTTAGCGTGGTTCGACCAATTTTTAAACAATTAAGAAAATTAATTAATTTAAAAAATGATGTTCGCTATGGAAAGGTTTTCTCAGCATTACCATTATCGGATGAACAAATTGAAATAATTGAGGCAAAAATTAGTCAAAAGTTTGGTTATCATATTGAATTAGTTAATAAGATTGATAAAAAAATTATTGCGGGAATTAAAATTAAGGTTAAAGATGAAATTATTGATGGTTCAATTGCTGGGCAATTAGAAGCAATGCGCGCTAAAACTTTGAATAATAAATAG
- a CDS encoding F0F1 ATP synthase subunit A has translation MNNKSFILANLIPDETQSGMGAWSYTILLPQLITIVITTFIIMMLSIGYYKRLKRLGPTDVPGGLVLFAEISIKWVEQQVVELMGPKYKSLTIYVMYLLLYIGIGNLMSVVGFESIATAYTVPLSMGLVTFIGIYYFGIKYHKIVFFKKYIVNPLELLTQFVPLISISFRLFGNLLGGSIIMALFSSLMGFIWGQIPYIGPVDLLSGVTLPFLSLYFDIFDGIIQAYIFAILTISYWALEIKEEGNKSSEERVVAVKRKPLSKKELKIAQKA, from the coding sequence GTGAATAATAAGAGTTTTATACTTGCCAACTTAATTCCCGATGAAACGCAAAGCGGGATGGGGGCATGAAGTTATACTATTTTATTACCACAATTAATTACAATTGTTATTACAACTTTTATTATCATGATGCTTTCAATTGGTTACTATAAGCGCTTAAAAAGACTAGGTCCAACCGATGTACCTGGGGGTCTAGTTTTGTTTGCCGAAATATCAATCAAATGAGTTGAACAACAAGTTGTTGAATTAATGGGGCCAAAATATAAATCATTAACAATTTATGTAATGTACTTATTGTTATATATTGGAATTGGAAACTTAATGTCAGTTGTAGGCTTTGAGTCAATTGCAACAGCCTATACCGTACCATTATCAATGGGGTTAGTTACTTTTATTGGGATTTATTACTTTGGGATTAAATACCATAAAATTGTTTTCTTTAAAAAATATATTGTTAATCCCCTTGAATTATTAACGCAGTTTGTGCCATTGATCTCAATTTCATTCCGTTTATTTGGGAATCTTTTAGGAGGATCAATCATTATGGCCTTATTTTCTTCGTTAATGGGCTTTATTTGAGGACAAATTCCTTATATTGGTCCAGTTGATTTATTATCAGGAGTTACCTTACCATTTTTAAGTTTGTATTTTGATATTTTTGATGGAATTATTCAAGCCTATATTTTTGCCATCTTAACAATTTCCTACTGAGCGTTAGAGATCAAAGAAGAAGGCAATAAAAGTAGTGAGGAGCGGGTGGTTGCCGTCAAGCGCAAGCCACTTAGTAAAAAAGAATTAAAAATTGCTCAAAAAGCATAA
- a CDS encoding DUF871 domain-containing protein — MAIGVSIYPHLLIGKEKELEQYLVKCANGGIQIIFTTMINFKKDNLELITLFKKMTNRAKKLGIMVYGDINGEVYQEFGLDKNNREQLMRFFKDELGLTGLRFDDGIDGVGIAKLSNNPDQFKIILNAASPSLELEYLISLGANKDNLLSCWNFYPQRYTGAGVDYFLDNLDYIKNNGVKVQAFVALQRDDAQGPWIHNDKLPTLELHRDESLNFQIRHLNALGVDDIIVSTQFLNDEEFKELKNLNLTKVYFNLLPNQNLTLAELEILNDHTVHFVRPDLAEFVIRSTFSRLKYQGVNIIAQNEQPQYFEPGDVLILNDKAQNYTGELQIVLKQIKNDGIRNLVGKLSPVEGYLIETLEPNQEFAFNLLDN, encoded by the coding sequence ATGGCAATTGGAGTTAGTATCTATCCCCATTTATTAATAGGGAAAGAAAAAGAATTAGAACAATATTTAGTAAAATGTGCCAACGGAGGGATCCAAATTATTTTTACAACAATGATTAACTTTAAAAAAGATAATTTAGAGTTAATTACGTTGTTTAAAAAAATGACCAACAGGGCCAAAAAATTAGGGATAATGGTTTATGGCGATATTAATGGCGAAGTTTATCAAGAATTTGGATTGGATAAAAATAATCGTGAGCAATTAATGCGTTTTTTCAAAGATGAACTAGGTTTAACTGGTTTGCGTTTTGATGATGGAATTGATGGGGTTGGAATTGCTAAACTATCAAATAATCCCGATCAGTTTAAAATTATTTTAAATGCTGCGTCCCCTTCACTTGAATTAGAGTATTTAATTTCATTAGGAGCAAATAAAGATAATCTGCTTTCTTGTTGAAACTTTTACCCGCAACGCTATACAGGGGCTGGGGTGGATTACTTTTTAGACAACCTTGATTATATTAAAAATAATGGGGTTAAAGTCCAAGCGTTTGTTGCTTTACAACGCGATGATGCCCAAGGGCCATGAATTCACAATGATAAATTGCCAACGTTGGAACTTCATCGCGATGAAAGTTTAAACTTCCAAATTCGTCATTTAAATGCGCTTGGTGTTGACGATATTATTGTTTCAACCCAATTTTTAAATGACGAAGAATTTAAAGAACTTAAAAATCTCAATTTAACAAAAGTATACTTTAATTTACTGCCTAATCAGAATTTGACTTTAGCAGAGTTAGAAATTTTAAATGACCATACAGTCCACTTTGTTCGCCCCGATTTAGCCGAATTTGTGATTCGTAGTACTTTTTCACGATTAAAATACCAAGGGGTTAATATTATTGCTCAGAACGAACAACCGCAGTATTTTGAACCAGGAGATGTTTTAATTTTAAACGATAAAGCCCAAAATTATACGGGGGAATTACAAATTGTTTTAAAACAAATTAAGAATGATGGAATCCGTAATTTAGTTGGGAAACTATCACCAGTGGAAGGATATCTAATTGAAACACTAGAACCAAATCAAGAGTTTGCGTTTAACCTTTTAGATAATTAA
- a CDS encoding ROK family protein has translation MNKILVIDLGGTSAKCAVFADNKAMLLEFKVKTEITNILPNLKAVISEQLTGNGMLWTEISAIGFALPGFLDDKTGVVTLASNLGWKDFPIRQEAEALFQKQIFIINDANAAALGEFWNKTDQTIHSLALYTLGTGIGGGLILNDQLWTGATGYAGEFGHGGNFQNEFPCSCGLEHCIEPLSSATGLTKLINRKARTEPNSSLGKLAHRLRHSLGLGNIKSLLENHDQETIAVLEKGLEPLAQHIATLIYVINPALIILAGGVTNLGPELLTIITNLVHRVTGKFLWKTFDLKISALQDKAGMYGAAYFAFKNLNLL, from the coding sequence GTGAATAAAATTTTAGTAATTGATTTAGGAGGAACATCTGCGAAATGTGCTGTTTTTGCTGATAATAAAGCAATGTTGTTAGAATTTAAAGTTAAGACCGAAATTACAAATATTTTACCTAATTTAAAAGCAGTAATTAGTGAACAATTAACTGGGAATGGGATGCTTTGAACTGAAATTAGCGCGATTGGTTTTGCCTTACCAGGTTTTTTAGATGATAAAACTGGTGTTGTAACATTAGCTAGCAATTTGGGGTGAAAAGACTTTCCGATTCGCCAAGAAGCGGAGGCTCTTTTCCAAAAACAAATTTTTATTATTAACGATGCTAATGCCGCAGCGTTAGGAGAATTTTGAAATAAAACAGATCAAACAATTCATTCTTTAGCATTATATACGTTAGGGACAGGAATTGGTGGGGGCTTGATTCTAAATGACCAACTCTGAACAGGAGCAACTGGTTATGCAGGAGAATTTGGTCATGGGGGCAATTTCCAAAATGAATTTCCGTGTAGTTGTGGCTTAGAACATTGCATTGAACCACTTTCTTCGGCAACAGGATTAACAAAGTTAATTAATCGTAAAGCAAGGACTGAACCAAATAGTTCGTTGGGAAAATTAGCCCACCGTCTCCGTCATTCATTAGGATTAGGGAATATTAAATCCTTGTTAGAAAACCATGACCAAGAAACTATTGCTGTCCTGGAAAAAGGTCTGGAACCATTGGCCCAGCATATTGCTACTTTGATTTATGTTATTAACCCCGCTTTAATTATTCTAGCAGGTGGGGTGACAAATTTAGGGCCAGAATTGTTAACAATTATTACTAATTTGGTCCATCGTGTAACAGGAAAATTTTTATGAAAAACCTTTGATCTTAAAATCTCAGCTTTACAAGATAAAGCGGGAATGTATGGGGCAGCATATTTTGCCTTTAAAAATTTAAATTTATTGTAA
- the atpE gene encoding ATP synthase F0 subunit C codes for MFELMSNFVGMLMFAEMTGDITKGLAYLGSGIAAIGCLGAGIGQGYTGGKAVEAVSRNPEVEGKVRTLFIVAAAISESGAIYALVISIILAFVVA; via the coding sequence ATGTTTGAATTAATGTCAAATTTTGTAGGAATGTTAATGTTTGCTGAAATGACAGGAGATATTACCAAAGGACTAGCATACTTAGGATCAGGAATTGCAGCGATTGGTTGTTTAGGGGCCGGAATTGGGCAAGGATATACTGGGGGAAAAGCAGTTGAAGCTGTTTCACGTAACCCAGAAGTTGAAGGGAAAGTTCGTACCTTATTTATTGTTGCTGCGGCGATTTCAGAATCAGGAGCAATTTATGCGTTAGTTATTTCAATTATTTTAGCTTTCGTTGTTGCTTAA
- the atpA gene encoding F0F1 ATP synthase subunit alpha, with protein MSLKINEISEIIKKQIEEYGKKIEIHEEGSVVSIGDGIALLEGLDNAMMGELLIFPHNVYGMVLNLEDGAVGAVLMGDDWKVKEGDRVRRSQKVVETPVGDALLGRVVNALGQPIDGKGPLKATKTRPVERIAPGVMTRQSVTEPMETGIIVIDAMIPIGKGQRELIIGDRQTGKTAIAIDTILNQKGKNVKCIYVAIGQKASTIVQLVEKLRAAGAMDYTTIVSATASELSPLQYLAPYTGVTIGEEWMEAGEDVLIIYDDLSKHAVAYRTMALLLHRPPGREAYPGDVFYLHSRLLERAARLNKDHGGGSITALPIVETQAGDISAYIPTNVISITDGQIFLNSDQFNMGNRPAVDAGLSVSRVGSSAQIKAMKQVSGSLKLELAQYRELQAFAQFSSDLDEGTKAILEHGKRVIEILKQKQYSPLSQIDQIIILLAVNKKRIDWIPVNSIAEFKDSLIEHFQGPAKKYYEQLATVKTFDDKLMDEVDHEIIKVVKKITSKIPDYNPEHYGSLGEWKKLISK; from the coding sequence ATGAGTTTAAAAATAAATGAAATTTCCGAAATTATTAAAAAACAAATTGAGGAATATGGTAAAAAAATTGAAATTCATGAAGAAGGATCTGTTGTTTCAATTGGGGACGGAATTGCCTTACTAGAAGGTTTAGATAACGCAATGATGGGAGAATTACTAATTTTTCCGCATAATGTCTATGGAATGGTCTTAAATTTAGAAGACGGCGCTGTTGGTGCTGTTTTAATGGGAGATGATTGAAAAGTAAAAGAAGGGGATCGTGTTCGTCGTTCACAAAAAGTTGTTGAAACACCAGTTGGGGATGCTTTATTAGGGCGAGTTGTTAATGCCTTAGGACAACCAATTGATGGGAAAGGACCATTAAAAGCAACAAAAACTCGTCCAGTTGAACGAATTGCCCCAGGGGTTATGACTCGTCAATCAGTTACAGAACCAATGGAAACAGGAATTATTGTGATTGATGCGATGATTCCAATTGGAAAAGGACAACGGGAATTAATTATTGGAGACCGCCAAACCGGAAAAACAGCCATTGCAATTGATACAATTTTGAACCAAAAAGGGAAAAATGTTAAATGTATTTATGTTGCAATTGGACAAAAAGCTTCAACAATTGTTCAGTTAGTTGAAAAATTACGAGCTGCCGGCGCAATGGATTATACAACAATTGTTTCCGCGACAGCAAGTGAACTATCACCATTACAATATTTAGCTCCTTATACGGGAGTTACAATTGGAGAAGAATGAATGGAAGCTGGGGAAGATGTTTTGATTATTTATGATGATTTATCAAAACATGCCGTAGCTTACCGAACAATGGCCTTATTATTGCACCGTCCACCAGGACGTGAAGCTTATCCTGGGGATGTTTTCTATTTACATAGTCGTTTATTGGAACGTGCAGCGCGGTTAAATAAAGACCATGGTGGGGGAAGTATTACAGCCTTACCAATTGTTGAAACACAAGCGGGTGATATTTCAGCATATATTCCGACAAATGTTATTTCAATTACCGATGGTCAAATCTTCTTAAATTCTGATCAATTTAATATGGGGAATCGTCCAGCTGTTGATGCGGGGTTATCAGTGTCACGGGTTGGTTCATCAGCACAAATTAAAGCAATGAAGCAAGTTTCGGGGTCATTAAAATTGGAATTAGCACAATATCGTGAGCTACAAGCTTTTGCGCAATTTTCTTCTGATTTAGATGAAGGAACAAAAGCAATTTTGGAACATGGAAAACGGGTAATTGAGATTTTAAAACAAAAACAATATAGTCCATTATCACAAATTGATCAAATTATTATTTTATTAGCTGTTAATAAAAAGCGAATTGACTGAATCCCAGTTAATAGTATTGCCGAGTTTAAGGATAGCTTAATTGAACATTTTCAAGGACCAGCAAAAAAATATTATGAGCAATTAGCAACAGTAAAAACTTTTGATGATAAATTAATGGATGAAGTTGACCATGAAATTATTAAAGTTGTTAAAAAAATTACAAGTAAAATCCCAGATTATAATCCAGAACATTATGGTAGTTTGGGTGAATGAAAAAAATTAATTAGTAAATAA
- the atpF gene encoding F0F1 ATP synthase subunit B gives MLLSSTVNPAEIINQLFPNLWVFIAHIIATIILLILLSKWVYNPFRKAMRARRQKIQEMITDAADKQTKATIKEKTALEMLTTAKVDASSIISEARAEAEAKKHNLLDETKKEIVHLNEQARKELAKEKEQYQDDIRKAIINTAFDAAQHLLEKEINKEKHQKIIEDFIDNLN, from the coding sequence ATGTTATTGTCAAGTACAGTTAATCCAGCGGAAATTATTAATCAGTTATTTCCTAATTTATGGGTTTTTATTGCCCATATTATTGCGACAATAATTTTATTAATTTTATTGTCAAAATGAGTTTACAACCCATTTCGTAAAGCAATGCGTGCTCGTCGTCAAAAAATTCAAGAAATGATTACGGATGCTGCTGATAAACAAACAAAGGCAACAATTAAAGAAAAAACAGCCCTTGAAATGTTAACAACAGCAAAAGTTGACGCTTCTTCAATTATTTCAGAAGCTCGTGCTGAAGCGGAAGCCAAAAAACATAATCTCTTAGATGAAACAAAAAAAGAAATTGTGCATTTGAATGAACAAGCACGAAAAGAATTAGCAAAAGAAAAAGAGCAATATCAAGATGATATTCGTAAAGCAATTATTAATACAGCGTTTGATGCGGCGCAGCATCTGTTAGAAAAAGAAATTAACAAGGAAAAACATCAAAAAATTATTGAAGATTTTATTGATAATTTAAACTAA
- a CDS encoding PTS lactose/cellobiose transporter subunit IIA, giving the protein MEKLNFEEISFGIITYAGMAKSNALIAITKAKTGGIIEAEKLITEAEQHIIEAEKTHMNVIQQEAQGVKHQIPVLFMHAEDQMMSAQMVIELAKEFISLYQILKTKNLLD; this is encoded by the coding sequence ATGGAAAAATTAAATTTTGAAGAAATCTCATTTGGGATTATTACATATGCAGGAATGGCAAAATCAAATGCCTTAATTGCCATTACAAAAGCAAAAACAGGAGGTATTATTGAAGCTGAAAAACTAATTACTGAAGCAGAACAGCATATTATTGAAGCCGAAAAAACACATATGAATGTTATTCAACAAGAGGCCCAAGGAGTCAAACATCAAATCCCGGTCTTATTTATGCACGCAGAAGATCAAATGATGAGTGCCCAAATGGTAATTGAATTGGCAAAAGAATTTATTAGTTTATACCAAATTTTAAAAACAAAAAATTTACTTGATTAA
- the upp gene encoding uracil phosphoribosyltransferase, whose amino-acid sequence MAFTVIKHPLILDKLTRMRKKDSNSKVFKENLDEIAQLMAYEIFQTIELKEFEIETPVAVTKGYKIAKDIVLFPILRAGLGMVDGIVKLVPNAKIGHIGLYRDETTLEPHEYFAKKPQNIKEATVLVLDPMLATGGSANMAIDKVKEWGATNIKLVCLVAAPEGKENVEKHHPDIDIYVAALDEKLDSKGYIIPGLGDAGDRIFGTK is encoded by the coding sequence ATGGCATTTACAGTAATTAAGCATCCATTAATTTTGGATAAGTTGACAAGAATGAGAAAAAAAGATAGTAATTCAAAAGTTTTTAAAGAAAACTTAGATGAAATTGCCCAATTAATGGCCTATGAGATTTTTCAAACAATTGAGTTAAAAGAATTTGAAATTGAAACACCAGTTGCTGTGACAAAAGGTTATAAAATTGCGAAAGATATTGTCTTATTTCCGATTTTACGTGCTGGTTTAGGAATGGTTGATGGAATTGTTAAATTAGTTCCAAATGCTAAAATCGGTCATATTGGCTTATACCGTGATGAAACTACATTAGAACCTCATGAGTATTTTGCGAAAAAACCACAGAATATTAAAGAAGCTACTGTATTAGTTCTTGACCCAATGTTAGCAACTGGGGGTAGTGCAAATATGGCAATTGATAAAGTCAAAGAATGAGGGGCAACAAATATTAAACTAGTTTGTTTAGTAGCTGCTCCAGAAGGAAAAGAAAATGTTGAAAAACATCATCCCGATATTGATATTTATGTTGCAGCGTTAGATGAAAAATTAGACAGTAAAGGTTATATTATTCCTGGGTTGGGTGATGCTGGAGATCGTATTTTTGGAACAAAATAA